ACGAAAAGAATTGCAACTTTTTGCGAATATTCGTCCCGTAAAAGCCTGTGAAAGCTTATATAACGTGTCTCCATTAAAAAATGAAGTGATTCAAGATGTAGATGTGTTAATCGTTCGAGAACTAACAAGCGGTCTTTATTTTGGGACACCAAAAGGAAGAAGTGGCCAAAACGGAGATGATGTCGTTGATACCTTATATTATCATCGAACAGAAATTGAGCGGGTTGTAAAAAAAGCATTCGAATTAGCAAAATCTCGTCGAAAAAAATTAACATCGGTAGACAAAGCAAACGTTTTGGAATCCAGTCGAATGTGGCGAGAAGTGGTCGAAAAAATGAAACAGCAATTCCCTGAGGTTGAGGTCGAACACCTACTCGTCGATGCAGCAGCGATGAAATTACTTCGTGATCCACGGTCCTTTGATGTAATCGTAACGGAAAATATGTTTGGCGATATTTTAAGTGATGAAGCATCTGTCATCGTTGGGTCGCTCGGTATGCTGCCATCTGCTAGCTTACGAGAGGATCGATTCGGATTGTATGAACCGGTCCATGGTTCTGCTCCAGATATTGCTGGAAAAAATCAAGCCAATCCAATCGGTATGCTTCTTTCAGCAGCGATGATGCTTCGCTACTCTTTTGGCATGACAGAAGAAGCTGATGCGGTCGAAAAAGCAGTAAATGAAGTGCTTACATCTGGAGTAATGACGAGGGATGTCGCTACGTTATCGAACTATTCCGTTTCAACGTCGGTGATGATTCATCATGTTTTAGATCAACTTGAAGAAGATCATGCAATTGCAGGGATTATGGCGGCCTATGCCTAAAATACATTTTCCTTTAAATAGTTTTTATCACATACATGATTTTGATGAGAGAATGATTGATTTGGTGTAAATGGAAAGGACAATTGTTAGGAGTTAAATGATTTTTTAATCCGACTATAAGGACTTTTCAATAAAAGGGGGGATGAATGAATGCCACAAACGATTATAGAAAAAATTTGGAATCATCATGTGGTCTATCAAGAAGAGGGAAAGCCCGATTTATTATATATTGACCTTCATCTTATTCACGAAGTTACTTCGCCACAAGCGTTTGAAGGGCTCCGGCAAAAAAAGCGACGCGTTCGACGGCCAGATTTAACGTTCGCTACTATGGACCATAACGTCCCGACATTGAACCGTAATGACATTCAAGATGAAATTGCTATGCGGCAAATGACAACATTAGAAAAAAACTGTATAGAATTTGACATTCCGTTAGCGGACCTCAATCACCCGGATCAAGGGATTGTCCATGTCATTGGTCCTGAACTTGGATTAACGCAACCAGGTAAAACGATTGTCTGTGGTGATAGCCACACTTCGACAAATGGTGCGTTTGGAGCAATCGCCTTTGGTATTGGAACGAGTGAAGTGGAGCACGTGTTAGCGACACAAACACTTTGGCAAAAAAGACCGAAAACGATGGAAGTACGAATTGAAGGAAAGCTTCAGCCAGGGGTGACGGCAAAAGATGTGATATTACATTTCATCGCCACATACGGAACAGATGTTGGGACCGGCTATATTTTTGAATATACTGGTGAAGTGATTCGTAATATGAGCATGGAGGAGCGGATGACCATATGCAACATGAGTATCGAAGCCGGTGCTAAAGCTGGTCTCATCTCTCCTGATGAAACAACTATTTCCTATTTATATGGCCGGAAATACGTTCCCAATGATGTTCCGTTTGAAGAATTAGCCAACGAGTGGAAAAGGTGGGCCACCGATCGAGGAGCAACCTACGATCGCACAATTATTATAGATGCATCCACTATTGCGCCACAGGTTACTTGGGGAACCAACCCATCGATGGGGGGACCTATTGATGGGGTAGTCCCATCCCCAGATGATTATTCGACAAAACGTGAACAAGAAGCTGTGGCGAAAGCTCTTTCTTATATGGGCTTACAGCCAGGTACCAACCTATCGGACATTGAGATTCAACATGTGTTTATTGGTTCTTGTACGAATTCTCGTCTTAGTGATTTACAGGAAGCTGCTCGAGTGGTGAGAGGAAGGAAAGTGCACCCGAATGTTCGGGCCATTGTTGTTCCTGGTTCCCAACACGTAAAGCGACAAGCTGAAAAAGAAGGAATTGACCAAATTTTTAAAGAGGCTGGATTTGAATGGCGAGAATCTGGTTGTAGTATGTGCCTAGGAATGAACAATGACCTCGTTCCTCCAGGGGATCGTTGCGCCTCTACGTCTAATCGAAATTTTGAAGGACGACAAGGGGTAGGTGCACGTACACATCTTGTTAGTCCGATCATGGCGGCCGCCGCTGCGATTTATGGACATTTTGTCGATGTACGTACCTTGTTACACGAAGCATCTATTTTATCTTAAGGAGGAGCCGATGAAACCATTTACAACCGTTACCGGAAAAGTATGTCCGCTTGACTACGCTAATGTAGATACCGATCAAATTATTCCGAAACAATTTTTAAAGCGAATTGAACGTACGGGATATGGTCAATATTTATTCTATGATTGGCGTTTTGATCATGATGGAAAGACGCTATCATCCTTTCCATTAAATCAGGAAGCATATAAAGATGCATCCATTTTACTGACAGGTCCAAATTTTGGCTGTGGCTCGTCTAGGGAACATGCCCCGTGGGCGCTATCAGACTTTGGAATCCGTGCGATTATTTCACCGAGCTTTGCAGATATTTTTTATCAAAACTGTCTTAAAAACGGGCTATTACCTATTACATTGGATGAACAAACTGTCGAAAAATTAATGAACAAGGCGAAAGAAGAACCAATCATCATGACAATCCAATTAGAAGAACAACAAATTGTTGTCGATGGATTAACCCCTATTACTTTTACCATCGATCCTTATTGGAAACAGATGTTAGTAAATGGTTGGGATGAAATTCAATT
This portion of the Bacillus sp. (in: firmicutes) genome encodes:
- the leuD gene encoding 3-isopropylmalate dehydratase small subunit; this translates as MKPFTTVTGKVCPLDYANVDTDQIIPKQFLKRIERTGYGQYLFYDWRFDHDGKTLSSFPLNQEAYKDASILLTGPNFGCGSSREHAPWALSDFGIRAIISPSFADIFYQNCLKNGLLPITLDEQTVEKLMNKAKEEPIIMTIQLEEQQIVVDGLTPITFTIDPYWKQMLVNGWDEIQLTLNYESYISSYENKSTLGR
- the leuC gene encoding 3-isopropylmalate dehydratase large subunit, with amino-acid sequence MPQTIIEKIWNHHVVYQEEGKPDLLYIDLHLIHEVTSPQAFEGLRQKKRRVRRPDLTFATMDHNVPTLNRNDIQDEIAMRQMTTLEKNCIEFDIPLADLNHPDQGIVHVIGPELGLTQPGKTIVCGDSHTSTNGAFGAIAFGIGTSEVEHVLATQTLWQKRPKTMEVRIEGKLQPGVTAKDVILHFIATYGTDVGTGYIFEYTGEVIRNMSMEERMTICNMSIEAGAKAGLISPDETTISYLYGRKYVPNDVPFEELANEWKRWATDRGATYDRTIIIDASTIAPQVTWGTNPSMGGPIDGVVPSPDDYSTKREQEAVAKALSYMGLQPGTNLSDIEIQHVFIGSCTNSRLSDLQEAARVVRGRKVHPNVRAIVVPGSQHVKRQAEKEGIDQIFKEAGFEWRESGCSMCLGMNNDLVPPGDRCASTSNRNFEGRQGVGARTHLVSPIMAAAAAIYGHFVDVRTLLHEASILS
- the leuB gene encoding 3-isopropylmalate dehydrogenase; protein product: MEKHIAVLPGDGVGPEVMSGTVKVLKRIAERFGHQFRFHYGSIGGESIDQYGVPLTKETLEMCRKCDAVLLGAVGGPKWDQLPSHKRPEKGLLQLRKELQLFANIRPVKACESLYNVSPLKNEVIQDVDVLIVRELTSGLYFGTPKGRSGQNGDDVVDTLYYHRTEIERVVKKAFELAKSRRKKLTSVDKANVLESSRMWREVVEKMKQQFPEVEVEHLLVDAAAMKLLRDPRSFDVIVTENMFGDILSDEASVIVGSLGMLPSASLREDRFGLYEPVHGSAPDIAGKNQANPIGMLLSAAMMLRYSFGMTEEADAVEKAVNEVLTSGVMTRDVATLSNYSVSTSVMIHHVLDQLEEDHAIAGIMAAYA